GCATGGACACCACATTCAACAATGTCGAGCTCAGGGTAGGTGCTGATGAATTCGAACATTATCTCATCCTCATGTTCAAGCCATCCATGTTCGTGAACCAACTCAGTGTAACATATGCATAGATGTCCCGCTTGGATAGTCTCCAGAAAATGCATAGAGATGTTCTTGTCAATAAAGCAACCCTGGTTTACGCGCATGCGACACAACAATTTGCCAGCATATACTTCAACATGTGGTTTAGGGGAAACCACTACGCAAAACCTAAACACTCTGGAATCTGAACTCAGTGATCGGATGGTCAATGAATTCCCTATAGCTCGGTGATCAAACTCCGCAGGTATGTTTCTTCCGGGTAAACATGCATTCATTGACAGCTGGATTACTCTCCTTGCTTCTCGGCCTAATTTGAAGCAGTTGACGAAATTGCAATATACTAGAGAGTCAAAATCCAGAGTTACGGCCACCAGTGATTCACAGTTGTTTGCTATTAGTCTTTCGAGTGAGTCAGGGAGCTCTGGCAGTGATGCAAGTTTCGAACAGTCTTGTACGTTAAGCGATTTTAACCCATGAAGATCCTTGATCCAGCCTGGAAGTTCCTCGATACCTGCGTCATCGCCGTATATACTAAGACCCACGTGGGGAGACCAGAGGGTAACTGTTTCAGGCAACTTTTTTAACATTGTGTCTGCAATGACTAGTGCACTGATGTTGGTGGAAAACTCTGGAAAGTTTCTCAATTGTGGGCATCCTTTCATATTGAGAAATGCATCAGGTGCCAAGTTGAAGCGGGTCGGAACAACTTGAAGATTTCTACAGAAACTCATATCCAACCAATTTAATTTATCAAGATTTCCGATTGAGGAAGGGATCTCTGTCAAACTGGAGCAaccatacaaaaacaaaaactcgaGATCTGCAGCTTTTGAAAGATCAGGGAGCTCCTTTAATTCGGAAGACCATGACAAATCCATCTTCCTGAGATTTTTAAGTGGCTGAATGTAAAACAACACAACAAAAGGAAAAGAGCATTAATATATGATGAGAAACTACATATACAATAAGCAAACATAGAAACCAACCTGAGTTCCTTCCCAGAGCTTCTCGAGCTTGCTAAACTGCATATCGAATTCGACAAGATATTCAGGATGAAATGTACGAGGAAGAGTCTTGCTCGGGTATGCCTTCCAATGTAGTAACCTTAGACCACGCGGAAACTCCGTCTCCTCAGGTATATGCACTATATCATTCCCATCAATATCTTTACTTTTGTAAACTCTCAGGAATCGAAGATTAGGCATTCTTTTAAAAGCTCTAGGGCTTATATACACTTCTTCAATATCAGATATATCAAATGATATGCCGGACACAATTCTTGTACCCTAAACCaatgtatacatatattattaatagGATAGATATTATTTTCTTGCCTCCATTATTAATAGTGAAAAAGAATATAACAAATACAAGAGAAAGAACTTACGTTGGCACGTTCAAGAACATCACATATCTCTTGAGGATCAATTAAGATCTGACGTTTCCAAGGCTCCTGTCTCTGAATGGCTTGTCTACCCATTTGTCGTAGTAACTTGTGCATCACTATATCCCCATTGTTAAATACATGTATGAGTGATTTGTTTGCTAGGATTTTCAACCCGTATTTGGTATCCAAGTTATTGTCAGCGAACATGGCTTCCACAAGATGACCGTCTTTAAAGTTGGAGAAGACTGCAATGTGAAGAAATAGAGATTTCTCGTTCTCATGTAAACTCTCATAGCCGACTCTTAGTACTTCTTCGATGTCTTGATGATCAATAATAGTTTCTAGCCTGCGTATTACTTCTTCCCATTCCTCCTCATTTTTCCCACGTAAAGAGGAACCCACCACACAGAGACCCAGTGGAAGGCTACCACAAAGCTCTGTTACTATTTCGGCAAGCTTTTCAAAACCATTAAGTGGATAGTTTTGTCTAAAAGCATATCTACATAAGATCTTAACAGCGTCTTCATCAGATGGATATTCCACATGGTATGTATTGTTGATGCCATGTTGCTGCAAAATCTCCTTGTTTTCTGTGATAATTACAATCCTACTTCTAGGACCAAACCATGTAGTTCCACCAGCCAAAGCCTCTAACTGCTTTATATCATCCACATCATCAAGAATGATGAGCACTGTATGGTCGCGGAGCCTTTCTTTTATTGCACCTAAATGGATTATCCTAATACCATTTTGGTTCAAAACCTTTGAAAGGAATTCTTCTTGTAAGCGCAACTTCAAACCATACTCACCAAGACCACTATGATAACTTACTCTAAGGTTGTCAACAAAACAAGTAAGCTGAAACCTATCAGCGAGTTGAATTTGCAGAGCTCTAGCAAGGGTACTCTTACCAATACCAGCAGGACCAGAGACTGCAACCATCTTAACTTCGTCATTATCTAAATCTAGCAAAGACCTCATTTCTCTCAAATGAGCTTCAAGTCCCACCATGCCATCAAAATCCCTAGACGGTGTGGCATTCAGTTTATCTGAAACATCTCTTGCAATCTTTTCGATCATTTCTGCTTCATTGTCCCTAAAAAATAGTAAGAAAAACGGAATTGTTTCCATCAAATGGccatgagaaagaaaaaaatatagaaataacaTTTCTCATTTACCAACATTTATGacatttatttcttatattcaCTCGTCCAACAGAGAAATACTCTTTTATCATTTCAGTTCTATTCTACTTACCTTAACTCCTCTTTAATTTATTCGTAAAATACACTCAccactaggataagacctgcgccttgcgcatgGTGAGTTTACTTGTATATTttatcgataattttttttatatatttgatcattttattcaTACATCTacaatgttttttgttgttattatataatttttttccgatggaccggatcaatttttattaaaaattgtggaactaaagtataattaatatatcatgggttgACCAGAttaaacattaaacaaattatgacataaaaaccttattttttccaccgaacacattcttgaaaaaagtgaacagtattgtctccacagttgaattatattgacatttatcttctatatggttttgaaaggtttcagatcAACCACCATGTtgatacatattattttaatgtttttagtcgtatgcttaagaaaaacttacatttttgtaatttaaagtcgttttaaacaaattcaaaatataacatataagaaaaatatctaacatataagaaaaatacaacatataaggtttcctcatttttgtaatttaaagtcgctttaaaaattttaaaatataacatataaggttttcttattttttaatttaaagtaatttaaaaaaaacaaaatataacatataagaaaaaaattaatttttttattatatgattaatgtgaatgtttaattttttttaataatataaattaaacaaaatgaagaatgatgcaaaattgttattaaatctttattattcatagtcattaGTTGTCGTATAcattttaatcatattaggtaatttcgtagcttttatttaaggaaagaatacacgcttttatattttgggttaatataatgttctctactAATTGGATTTGGACCaacattttttcaattgattaatTCTTAAGCTGCCAAGTAAGCTAAATTGTCAACATAATTAATTGACACATAAGCAGGgtctctttttaattagtacaaagttaagattacaactttttaaatgaacctcaattaatatataggggattttgagaggaaaataatcaaaagaaattttcattaaagaggtaaaaaaatcattttacccctactttatagatatatatataaatataaataattatttcaataaataaaaaatattattttcgaatttgaacttttataaaaaaaattgaatttttatttttattttgaaatccgaaaactctttttgaaactattttaaatttaaagtatttatttatttatttttaaaaaatttaaactcaaCCTTCAAAGCCATAATCTTGATCCGCACAACCGTGCAGatgattattttcttttttatacatataaatatttgatttacatGATTAGtggtatataattttaatatttaccatACTACtaatagtttaatataatatttcagacataacaattttatagtttgcatgcaataatttaatttattgtttcagATTATTAGTGATATCTCTCTTATTAATACATGAACACTAACTAAAACCTTAcattatatgatatttacaatAAATTATGTTCAATCTATtcaattaaaatagaagtcataaCTTATATgtgatttgttttatttggaccatctcTTAGAAAATTACTTAAATGAATTTttgtatacatatttgaattattttaaatattctaaAAGAAATCAAACAGGTATTCCCATATTTTCtctgaataaatattttaattatttatttgtaatgcattgtgtttgttttgtccTTTTAAACCtgattttttctctttattattattttttagttttcctATGTTGTCTATTGGTGATTTAGACTTTTTTACTCAGaaattttttgattatttaaaatgaattttttcaATGTCAAAACTTTTGCAATTCTTCATCTATCATACATcacattatataattaaaactttAACCTACATCTACATTTGATAATAAACACCTTGAGAATAAAATTATTCACATGAAATATATCATTCATCTGTCATTTATGTTAACGACATAAATTGGTATGATACATATTTTACTTTCAAAATTGCACaagataaaagaaacaaaaaaaactatattaatgaataatatattaatatgttcTATATAAAAATGAGCTTGATTATCATTTTGTAAACAAACAGTCATATACTTCtattattgaaatataaacTTAAATCGGTCACTATATTTAATAACAGAAACTAAATGCACTTTCAAAATAGCATTTGTAGACCGATCATTCATATTAATAGCATATTATCAACATTATGgtataaaattctaaattaacAAATCCTTAACTGTTAGAGATCAAAGTTTTAgttgaaaaatattatgttaaattaatatcacaaatttaatacaaaattgtacATGAATTTAacataattacaaaattaattaaatatttaaaaggtaCAGTTTAAGTGAAAACTAAATATACATTTgtattgtaaataaataaatatgaaagtaattaaatatttaaaatgtttgctttaatgaaaaatgaaatatatatttatattgtaaataaaatatatgaaaaaaaattattcaaagaaaatatggaaatatCTATTTGGTTTCtcttagaatcattaaaataattcaaatatgtatacaaAAATTCATTGAAGTAATTTTCTAAGGAataatccaaataaaaaatcacatcTGAGATAAGTTATGATAAAACACTTTTGTCATTCTAACCCTTTTATgctatatttatatgataaagaCTTTTTAAAGTTACCATAGAGAATTTCTCTAAATAAATTTAGGTGATATAAACACTacatatcttattatataaagtagaTTTTGTCTATTTCCCGGTGATGCCACGTCATAAATTCATTCAATCTACATGTGACACCTGTCCCCCTTTAAACTCTGCGTTTTGTTTCATTTGTTCTTACATTTTATAGGCTGTGTCGTATTCATTTATTGGGTTTCTGTTTTGTAAAATCATTATTGAGATTCAGGAGATGTACCGTCGTGAATAGTCTGTGAGTTAAGCTTTGATTCCATCGATTCGTATTTGGCTCATATCCTCCGAAACGATGTCTTGATTCATGACTTCTTAACTCCATCAATTCACATCAGTCATGATTTCACATTCAATGTTATTTATCTCTCTTATATAGGCGGTGTATCTCCCCTATAAAAAGGTAAGCTTCATCCCTTGAACATCATCTTCACAATTCGTTCTTTTCATTTGCTTTGTTTATGAGCTTTTGTGACCTTTAGTTTCTAGGGTTCATGTCTACTGCAAGCTCTAATTAGGTCAACCAACAATGGAGGCTGTATCCGGTGGTTCCCGGATCTACCATACTCCCACACTCGGTTCTGTTGTAAACTCCATAAAATGGAATCATACGAGTAAGAACTGTCCGATTAGTCACATTTTTCTGGGTTTCTTGATAGGTGTGAGACTAGAGAAGTAATGCCTTTCACGTAGTGATTAGCTATTCTCACTTTTGATCTCAGGTTATGCAATTATTGAGCTTTGATTTTTTAGAATGTATCAAGATATTATGTGATATGCTGTTTGAATTGAGTTTATTGTTTAAACTGGTGTGCGCCTTTAAGGATCTTATTTGGGAATGTGATTAGTCAGTAGCTTTCAAATGAAATGatcatatttagaaaatttggtttCTTTCTTACTTTCTTTGATGTGTTGcagttcagttttttttaatgcaGATTTTGTTGTAGCGAGGTCGGAAGATGATAAGAACATATACATATGTggcaaaaagataaatatagttTGGGAATTCAAAAAGATGAGGAGTAGAGGATTAACCGAGAGCGTGATGTCATCCTCAAGGAAATGCAAGAGGTAATGGCATCATTACtctgttttcttaaaaaatcaaACTTTTCATGTTCTGTTCTCTATGGTTTTAGTTCAGATGATGTATCATAGTTTATGTGTGTGTGAGTAATTGTGAGTCTTTTGAATTATGGTTCACATTTTTTCCAAGCCTTTATATTTCCAGAACAACAGTTACAAGAATGATAATAACTCTTTAATGCGCAGTGACGACTCAACAGCAAGAGATGTAAACTGTAATTTGTTCAAGACAAAGATGCGAGCAGTGTCTATGATCAGAGTGAGGCTAGCATTGGATGGAGTGTGGTAACTGGAACCTTGGCAGgtcaatttttatatttcagatTACTATCTGATAAAGAGGGACACAATAAGTGGTTCGGTGGTGGTTAAAACGAAACATGCGATTGCAGCTAACGTCCGATCTTATGGGTTTTTGTCGGGTTGTAAGCGAAACAAAGCTGTCTTGGTTGTTGATAGTACTATAGATCTCTATTAGTTGATCCGATGTGTGTAGCTATGACCAGGCAGGAACATATGTATATAAGTTGATATATTTTGGTGATAATTTTGATGAATGCTAAACGATTGAGGGGAATGTTCTCAAATTGGGGTGCAGATGAGTGTTCTTCACAAGTGGCAGAAATCAGTATTATAGTAATGAAAAACTTCAGGGTTTACAGAAAAGCTTACCTATTACGTCAGATCCTtgccaaaaaataaataagaagaaaattaaatttgttgGGAAGATGTAGATTCCTTTTACTGTAGCCAAAGGTATCGCTTACAAAAAGGTTTCAAGGTACTCTTATCTAAAATGTTTGAAAGTATTCTTCTGCAAGAAGTTAATATATTATAcaagtatatatttaattttgacttGCTTTACAAAAATCCAAAATCGATAATGCCGGAATTGAAATAAAATcgatatattcatatatttggAAACTATTTCCTTCATAAAGTGTCACataaatatgattttgtttacgaatttctttgaaatttatattaacaGCTAAATTTTGAAACCAAATTAttgtatcaaaatattttaaaataaataataaaagaaaaccaTTAATACAACATGTTACAAAATAATTGTGTGTAAAAGACTATTATATTGTTTATGAAAAATTTAGACAAGACCAGGGCAGCCAATTTCTGGAAGGAAATATACAGATCAATCCATGGAATTAGTGTCTCTAGGCTCGAATATTACCGATCTTACACACATACTATTATTATAAGCAAATGaacaaattcttttttattatGTACTATGTTTCTTAAAGTTGTATTATATTTGTTGGTCTAAACTATTGTATTATGTGTGTTTTCATATGTTTTGGAATGTTTTTTCAGCTGCTTCTCGGTTATGCTGGACTTTTTGTTGCAGGTATGCCAAAGGAAAAGGTTAAAAAGGTATCATCTCTCTCCCGAAGCCCTACTTTTTTTCAATCTTGCTTTGGTGAAGGCAACAATGGACTTACACTGTATCCATCTCTCTCTTGGCTTTCCTTTATCTTTGTTGTAACTGTTGTAAAATGCTTCTTTTGGTTAAAATGCAGTTTATTAACGCTTATGACTATTTAACGCTTATGAAGGTTCAGAAGTTTTAAAGACTAGAAGCACTGCAGTAAAAATGGTTTGTAATTAAAACTATTGCCAGCTTGATAGACAAACAAGGCATTACTCCTCATTATTGATCAACTTTGTTTTGGTACAATTGATTGATCCGGCTGAACTGAAGAAAGGTCCTCTAGAACAGTTCACACATGAGATGGAACTTTTTCTATGGAAGTAATGTTTGGCTGAACAAATGTTGTATCTTATCACTTTTGGTTTTTCTTTCTCCTCTCATTCACAAAGTTAGTTTCTTTTGTTGATTTATTATGTAGGTACGATACAGTTACTCTCAGACTTTGTTTGTGAAAGGCTTTCTTTTCGTATGTTTTGTGGGCATTGAATTTTCAAAGAATGTgactatatttaaaaaacaatctGATGAACAAACGTGGATTGATCCGAAATTATACCATATAATATATTTCCAAcatgatatataatattttgataaaaaacatcatatataatatttaaatgattttaaattacttaacaaaagcaaaacatttttaaggaaacaaatatagtaaatttgttaaataaaaatagattaattatatatacaatataatcaaatacaaaaaaaaactaatagaataaaaatacaacaatcactgattttattattaaaactaaataatatatatactatgtgTTTCGCCCGCACATGCGGATATATACATTTCATAATTActtattaatacatatattataattatcgttttattttaatatatatatttagattttggatcattctaattgttattaatattaatcatttatctaatcaaaaaaataaaattcgtttttagttttggctaatatatatattttattcattaagggtacaAATAATATTAACCACTTCAACTTTTAACGTAAGAGCTCGAACGTGAAAAATCactttgcaaataatagtatatatatatataaacacttatCAGTTTGaatattaatatgtttatttgataaatatttcaaatttatgtaGTGActatcaataatatatttttgtactatctagctatttataagaaaaaagatttattattttttattttttgaattatcTAAACTAATATGTATAAGAGAAATTAAAAGTGTCAATAAATTcagaaacaaaaatttaaaggtAGACATAATTTATATGCTGGATTTCAAATTCAATATtgaacaaattaatatattttactaactgattataatttttttaaagaataaacATTGATGAAATGTTAAATAGTGACATTTacatcataatatttttaaaataaaacaaacttatTATTGTCAAAAAGAATaacaaaatattcaatataatattattttattttaactatattttattaattactatatttaaattgtttttcaCTCACTTACCCGCTCGTAGGGCGAGTTTTACCCTAGTTATATATATGACATATTATATTTGCCTAATTCTAAAGAAGTATAAGTAAGAAGAGCAAACCAGTTTAGAAAGTGTTCTCCAGCTATATTGCCAACATCGTTCAAAGCTTGGTTCCATATTAGCCGCCTATCCTCTTGTTTTCGAGCACAAGTTTCACTGAAAACTTCCCCGAATTCTCCAGTCTGTTTCCGCACATGGGATGGATCTACTCCGTAGAAGACCGTCATCACTATTTGCCCAATCTCTTCCTTGCACTTCAAAATCTCCACCAGCTCATCCAAACACCAGCTGGAAGAAGCATAGTTCTTCGAGAGCACCACGATGGAGATCCTCGATTCGCTAATAGCTTGTGTGAGTGCAGGAGCAATGGTTTGGCTTTTCTCGATCCCTTGATCGTTGAACATGGTAATTCCATTGCGATTGAACTGTTTGCGTAAATGACTGAGAAAGGTTTTACGGACGTCTGGTCCATGGAAGCTCGTGAAGACGCCGTATCTCCAGGTCCGAGGCAaataagaagaggaagaagccaTGGGAGAGGATCGTGAGTGTTTCAAGGGCACAGATTCACAGAGATGTGTTCGGGTAAGCCTTAAATAACAGGAGAAAATAGAAAGGGCGTAGTCTCACCGTTGAGTGAGATAGAAGTTTCTTCCTCTTCGAAAAGTAAAGTAAAACGAGTGAAATAGATAAGTTAAATTATGAGGGGTATCTTTCTTACccaaaataatagtaaaattatgaaaagaaaGACAAGTAAAACGAGTGAACTACATAcataatagtaaaaaatatgaaaagaaagaaagaaaccgTAGACTCTTTGATTGGCATATTTTTAGATACTAAAATTTAAACACGtttttttcttgcttttctataatatattaatagaaTTTAACAAACAAGTCCGTGcggatattttttattttatgaatgtataaaagttttaaatatctaatttaCATTTTAGCGTTATATTTTGTAActgtataattttattgtttaggttacttaattgaaattattaatatataacaattttgttttatatatttaactttattattaattgttattacttactaatatattt
This genomic stretch from Brassica napus cultivar Da-Ae chromosome C9, Da-Ae, whole genome shotgun sequence harbors:
- the LOC106390249 gene encoding disease resistance protein RML1B-like, whose translation is MLFLYFFLSHGHLMETIPFFLLFFRDNEAEMIEKIARDVSDKLNATPSRDFDGMVGLEAHLREMRSLLDLDNDEVKMVAVSGPAGIGKSTLARALQIQLADRFQLTCFVDNLRVSYHSGLGEYGLKLRLQEEFLSKVLNQNGIRIIHLGAIKERLRDHTVLIILDDVDDIKQLEALAGGTTWFGPRSRIVIITENKEILQQHGINNTYHVEYPSDEDAVKILCRYAFRQNYPLNGFEKLAEIVTELCGSLPLGLCVVGSSLRGKNEEEWEEVIRRLETIIDHQDIEEVLRVGYESLHENEKSLFLHIAVFSNFKDGHLVEAMFADNNLDTKYGLKILANKSLIHVFNNGDIVMHKLLRQMGRQAIQRQEPWKRQILIDPQEICDVLERANGTRIVSGISFDISDIEEVYISPRAFKRMPNLRFLRVYKSKDIDGNDIVHIPEETEFPRGLRLLHWKAYPSKTLPRTFHPEYLVEFDMQFSKLEKLWEGTQPLKNLRKMDLSWSSELKELPDLSKAADLEFLFLYGCSSLTEIPSSIGNLDKLNWLDMSFCRNLQVVPTRFNLAPDAFLNMKGCPQLRNFPEFSTNISALVIADTMLKKLPETVTLWSPHVGLSIYGDDAGIEELPGWIKDLHGLKSLNVQDCSKLASLPELPDSLERLIANNCESLVAVTLDFDSLVYCNFVNCFKLGREARRVIQLSMNACLPGRNIPAEFDHRAIGNSLTIRSLSSDSRVFRFCVVVSPKPHVEVYAGKLLCRMRVNQGCFIDKNISMHFLETIQAGHLCICYTELVHEHGWLEHEDEIMFEFISTYPELDIVECGVHALTEESEIRRRKEFDQANKASQVSSLNTEITDGLIRDSKEDNNGEAENRTDCWNCLFLCFGLSDFVRRTASLFWGRRQI